The following are from one region of the Stanieria cyanosphaera PCC 7437 genome:
- a CDS encoding DinB family protein, which produces MTNLKYYETMAQYNQWMNQKLYQICADIPDSKRKENLGAFFKSIHGTLNHLLYGDLAWMGRFLGKPFTITKTSEELYSDFEQLRQKREETDLQIIEWSKNLQPQWLEQPFKYTSNVDHQTRILPTWLLVTHMFNHQTHHRGQLTTLLSQFGYNPGITDLPWLPNNYF; this is translated from the coding sequence ATGACTAATTTAAAATATTATGAAACAATGGCACAATACAATCAATGGATGAATCAAAAACTTTATCAAATTTGTGCTGATATTCCTGACTCAAAACGTAAAGAAAACTTAGGAGCATTTTTTAAATCAATTCACGGTACTCTAAATCATTTACTGTATGGCGATCTTGCTTGGATGGGAAGATTTTTAGGAAAACCTTTTACTATTACTAAAACATCAGAAGAATTATATAGTGATTTTGAGCAACTTCGTCAAAAAAGAGAAGAAACTGATTTACAAATTATTGAATGGTCAAAAAATCTTCAGCCTCAGTGGTTAGAACAACCTTTTAAATATACTAGTAATGTTGATCACCAAACTCGTATTTTACCTACCTGGTTATTAGTAACCCATATGTTTAATCATCAGACTCATCATCGAGGGCAATTAACAACATTATTAAGTCAATTTGGTTACAATCCAGGTATTACAGATTTACCTTGGTTACCAAATAATTATTTTTAA
- a CDS encoding 2-isopropylmalate synthase — protein sequence METSQERIIIFDTTLRDGEQSPGATLNVEEKLTIARALARLGVDIIEAGFPYASQGDFEAVTKVAGEIGTLDGPIICGLARATQADIKTAAEALKPAAKSRIHTFLATSDIHLQYKLRKTRQEVLAIVPEMVAYAKSFVEDVEFSPEDAGRSDPEFLYQVLEAAIAAGATTINIPDTVGYTTPSEFGALIKGIKDNVPNIDQAIISVHGHNDLGLAVANFLEAVKNGARQLECTINGIGERAGNAALEELVMALHVRRQYFNPFLGRPAESTEPLTKIDTKQIYKTSRMVSNLTGMMVQPNKAIVGANAFAHESGIHQDGVLKNKLTYEIMDAQLIGLTDNQIILGKHSGRNAFRSRLKELGYELNEVELNKAFVRFKDVADKKKEISDWDLEAIVNDEIRQPPELFRLELVQVSCGDNSCPTATVTVRTPAGEELTDAAIGTGPVDAVYKAINRVVNVPNELIEFSVQSVTAGIDAIGEVTIRLRHQDRIYSGRAANTDIIVASARAYIQALNRLYAALQAKNQENPTESVVAS from the coding sequence ATGGAAACGTCACAAGAGCGCATCATTATTTTCGACACCACACTTCGCGATGGCGAGCAATCTCCCGGAGCTACTTTAAATGTAGAGGAAAAACTTACAATTGCCCGAGCTTTGGCACGATTAGGAGTCGATATAATTGAGGCGGGTTTCCCTTATGCTAGTCAAGGAGATTTTGAAGCAGTTACTAAAGTTGCTGGAGAAATTGGTACGCTAGATGGGCCGATTATTTGTGGTTTAGCAAGAGCAACTCAAGCAGATATCAAAACGGCAGCAGAAGCTTTAAAACCAGCAGCTAAAAGTAGGATTCATACTTTTTTGGCAACTTCTGATATCCATTTGCAATATAAGTTGCGTAAAACTAGACAAGAGGTGTTAGCCATTGTGCCAGAAATGGTGGCTTATGCTAAATCTTTTGTAGAGGATGTTGAGTTTTCGCCTGAAGATGCAGGAAGAAGCGATCCAGAATTTCTCTATCAGGTTTTAGAAGCTGCGATCGCGGCGGGAGCAACTACCATTAATATTCCCGATACAGTTGGTTATACTACCCCTAGTGAGTTTGGGGCTTTAATTAAAGGAATTAAAGATAACGTTCCCAATATAGATCAAGCAATTATTTCTGTTCACGGACATAATGATTTGGGTTTAGCAGTAGCTAATTTCTTGGAAGCAGTAAAAAATGGTGCGAGACAGTTAGAATGTACTATTAATGGGATTGGTGAACGGGCAGGTAATGCAGCTTTAGAAGAGTTGGTGATGGCACTTCACGTCCGTCGTCAGTATTTTAATCCTTTCTTGGGTAGACCGGCAGAATCAACTGAACCTTTAACTAAGATTGATACCAAACAAATTTATAAAACTTCTCGGATGGTATCTAATCTAACAGGAATGATGGTACAACCGAATAAAGCGATCGTTGGTGCGAATGCTTTTGCCCATGAATCTGGTATTCACCAAGATGGTGTTTTGAAGAATAAGTTAACCTATGAGATTATGGATGCCCAGTTAATTGGATTAACGGATAATCAAATTATTTTGGGTAAACATTCTGGTCGTAATGCTTTCCGTAGTCGCCTTAAAGAATTGGGTTACGAATTAAACGAGGTTGAATTAAATAAAGCTTTTGTACGTTTTAAGGATGTAGCTGATAAGAAAAAAGAAATCAGCGATTGGGATTTGGAAGCAATTGTTAACGATGAGATTCGTCAGCCTCCTGAACTATTTCGTTTAGAATTAGTACAAGTGTCTTGTGGAGATAATTCTTGTCCGACTGCTACCGTAACGGTGAGAACTCCCGCAGGAGAGGAATTAACTGATGCTGCGATTGGGACAGGACCAGTAGACGCAGTTTATAAGGCAATTAATCGAGTAGTCAATGTTCCTAATGAACTGATTGAGTTTTCAGTACAATCGGTCACTGCTGGAATTGATGCAATTGGGGAAGTAACGATTCGTTTACGTCATCAAGACCGAATTTATTCTGGTCGTGCAGCTAATACTGATATTATTGTGGCTTCTGCCCGTGCTTATATTCAAGCGTTAAATCGTCTTTATGCAGCTTTGCAAGCTAAAAATCAAGAAAATCCAACCGAGTCAGTAGTGGCTAGTTAA
- a CDS encoding YihY/virulence factor BrkB family protein produces MSFKIIWRLLKETWQEWQDDNASRLAASLAYYTIFSLSPLLIIAISIAGAIFGEEAARGEIVGQIQGLVGTNGAEVIETAIQNANRPDISNIASTISIVVLLFGASGVFAELQEALNLIWEVKARPQQGIWGFIRKRILSFSVVLGIGFLLLVSLIISAVLSALSNYLNGLVPGVELIWQVVNFMISFVVTTILFALMYKFLPDVKIRWNDVWIGAIITSLLFSIGRFILGAYLGGGSFGSTYGAAGSLVIILAWVYYSTQILFFGAEFTQVYAKRYGSQIIPNKHAVPLNKSSE; encoded by the coding sequence ATGAGTTTCAAAATTATTTGGCGATTATTAAAAGAAACTTGGCAAGAATGGCAGGATGACAATGCTTCCCGTTTAGCAGCATCCCTCGCTTACTATACGATTTTTTCTTTATCCCCCTTGTTGATTATTGCTATTAGTATTGCTGGAGCAATTTTTGGTGAAGAAGCAGCTAGAGGTGAAATTGTTGGACAAATTCAAGGTTTAGTTGGTACTAATGGCGCAGAAGTAATCGAAACCGCAATTCAAAATGCCAATCGACCAGATATTAGTAATATTGCTTCGACAATTAGTATCGTAGTTTTGTTATTTGGTGCTTCTGGGGTATTTGCTGAGTTACAAGAAGCTCTTAATTTAATTTGGGAAGTAAAAGCTAGACCACAACAAGGTATTTGGGGTTTTATTAGAAAGAGAATTTTATCTTTTTCAGTAGTATTAGGAATTGGTTTTTTATTGCTAGTTTCTTTGATTATTAGTGCAGTTTTATCAGCACTTAGTAATTATTTGAATGGGTTAGTTCCTGGAGTAGAGTTAATTTGGCAAGTTGTTAATTTTATGATTTCTTTTGTAGTTACTACAATCCTATTTGCTTTAATGTATAAGTTTCTTCCTGATGTCAAAATTCGTTGGAATGATGTTTGGATTGGAGCAATTATTACTTCTTTATTATTTTCAATTGGTAGATTTATTTTAGGGGCTTATTTAGGGGGCGGTAGTTTTGGTTCTACTTATGGTGCTGCTGGTTCTTTAGTAATTATTTTGGCATGGGTTTATTATTCAACTCAAATTTTGTTTTTTGGTGCAGAGTTTACCCAAGTTTATGCTAAAAGATATGGCTCACAAATTATTCCTAATAAACACGCTGTTCCGCTTAATAAGTCTTCTGAATAA
- a CDS encoding ArsB/NhaD family transporter, producing the protein MISSTMPALVTALTFVAVITAIMTEKIHLTIAAFLGALVLIFAHIMTLTEAVEYISRSYSTLALFFGVMVLVRAFEPTKVFDYLGTQMVILAKGQGKRLLLAIVAITTPICAVLPNATTVMLLAPLVPPIAEEIGVDFVPLLVLMVLVANSAGLLTLVGDPATFLVGDAVNLSFTDYLSRLSLGGVLAVGTIVVLVPFLFRDIWNKKLDTLANLPHPKINHPRVLMLGGLIISFVLLFFVIGELLPVPIPPPATALMGAALALWLAQSTKIDTVNNILQDVDWSTLLFFMFVFVLIGGLEKTGVINSLSGFLGVIIGQNIFLGSLLLIAFVGLLSSVVPNIPLVVAMIPLLKQYLVNVGFVGSEILSPDFAGQIPVEVLPLFYAMMFGATLGGNGTLVGASSNIVAAGIAELHGRRISFKKFLRYGLPVMGAQLLVSAVYMTVFFLL; encoded by the coding sequence ATGATTTCATCTACTATGCCGGCTTTAGTTACCGCCTTGACCTTTGTGGCTGTCATTACAGCAATTATGACAGAAAAGATTCATCTGACCATTGCAGCATTTTTAGGTGCCTTAGTCTTAATTTTTGCTCACATCATGACTTTGACAGAAGCAGTAGAATACATCAGTCGAAGTTACTCTACCCTAGCTTTATTTTTTGGAGTTATGGTATTAGTCAGGGCATTTGAACCAACTAAAGTTTTTGATTATTTAGGTACTCAAATGGTTATCCTTGCTAAAGGACAAGGAAAGAGACTTCTACTTGCAATCGTGGCAATAACTACTCCCATTTGTGCAGTTTTACCAAATGCTACGACTGTAATGTTACTTGCTCCTTTAGTTCCGCCAATTGCCGAGGAAATTGGGGTTGATTTTGTACCTTTATTAGTTTTGATGGTACTAGTAGCAAATAGTGCAGGATTACTCACTTTAGTAGGAGATCCCGCTACTTTTTTAGTAGGAGATGCAGTTAATCTTAGTTTTACTGATTATTTATCACGTTTAAGTTTAGGTGGAGTACTAGCAGTAGGCACTATTGTAGTACTAGTTCCATTTTTGTTTAGAGATATCTGGAATAAAAAACTAGACACCTTAGCAAATTTACCCCACCCAAAAATTAATCATCCTCGTGTCTTAATGTTGGGTGGATTAATTATTAGCTTTGTTCTATTATTTTTTGTCATTGGTGAATTATTACCTGTTCCAATTCCTCCCCCTGCTACAGCATTAATGGGTGCTGCTTTAGCTTTATGGTTAGCGCAATCTACCAAAATTGATACTGTTAATAACATTCTTCAAGATGTAGATTGGAGTACTCTTCTATTCTTTATGTTTGTCTTCGTTTTAATTGGAGGACTAGAAAAAACAGGGGTAATCAATAGTTTATCAGGATTTTTGGGAGTAATAATTGGTCAAAATATTTTCTTGGGTTCTTTGTTACTAATTGCTTTTGTTGGTTTGTTATCAAGTGTCGTTCCCAACATTCCTTTAGTAGTAGCAATGATTCCTTTACTCAAACAGTATTTAGTTAATGTTGGTTTTGTTGGTTCAGAAATATTATCTCCCGATTTTGCAGGTCAAATACCCGTTGAAGTTTTACCTTTATTTTATGCGATGATGTTTGGTGCAACTTTAGGAGGTAATGGTACTTTGGTAGGTGCTTCTTCTAATATTGTTGCAGCAGGAATTGCTGAACTACACGGTAGACGAATTTCTTTTAAAAAGTTTCTTCGTTATGGTTTACCTGTGATGGGCGCTCAATTACTAGTATCTGCCGTTTACATGACTGTCTTTTTTCTACTGTAA
- a CDS encoding L-threonylcarbamoyladenylate synthase, with translation MATIYELNPYNPQPRSIEAIATALKKGAVMLYPTDTVYAIGCDLNAKSAVERVRKIKQMSNDKPLTFISSSLSNISQYAWVSDRAYRIMKHLIPGAYTFLLPATKLVPKLVMSPKRKTTGIRVPDHQVCQDLLKALDNPIISTSAHLPNQEGEFPTIGVEKARLFDVLDKSVDLILDNGVEPGFQLSTILDLTTEEPMIIRKGLGWEEAENWLSVLS, from the coding sequence ATGGCTACTATTTACGAACTAAATCCCTATAATCCTCAACCTCGTTCGATTGAAGCAATTGCCACTGCTTTAAAAAAAGGTGCAGTAATGTTATATCCTACCGATACTGTTTATGCGATCGGTTGCGATCTTAATGCTAAATCTGCGGTAGAACGAGTCAGAAAAATTAAACAAATGTCCAATGATAAACCCCTGACTTTTATCTCTTCTTCGTTATCAAATATTTCTCAATATGCTTGGGTAAGCGATCGCGCCTATAGAATTATGAAACATTTAATTCCAGGTGCGTATACTTTTTTACTTCCTGCCACCAAATTAGTACCGAAATTAGTAATGAGTCCAAAACGAAAAACTACGGGTATTCGCGTACCAGATCATCAAGTGTGTCAAGACTTATTAAAAGCTTTAGACAATCCCATTATTTCTACTTCGGCTCATCTACCGAACCAAGAAGGAGAATTTCCAACAATTGGCGTAGAAAAAGCTAGATTATTTGATGTTTTAGATAAATCTGTCGATCTTATCCTTGATAATGGTGTAGAACCAGGATTTCAATTATCAACAATTTTAGATTTGACTACTGAAGAACCAATGATCATTCGCAAGGGTTTAGGTTGGGAAGAAGCAGAAAATTGGTTATCTGTTTTGAGTTAA
- a CDS encoding HAD family hydrolase, protein MNFPNILALDFDGVICNGLPEYFATTKKTYLEIWESDSTENLDKFASSFYQLRPVIEIGWEMPILLRALRLGINEIEILSNWSLVAKTIIDNENLKPQEISTKLDSNRDNWINHDLDSWLELHQFYPGILSILKHINNLSIELYIITTKEGRFAQKLLEQQGIDLPKERIIGKEYQRPKYQTLKLLLQASKSPKDITIWFVEDRLKTLEVVQQQLELSTIKLFLADWGYNTEIERVAARNNPTIEVLSLKQFQQKFVN, encoded by the coding sequence ATGAATTTTCCTAATATTCTTGCTCTTGACTTTGATGGAGTTATTTGTAACGGTTTACCCGAATATTTTGCTACTACTAAAAAAACTTATCTTGAGATTTGGGAATCAGATAGTACAGAAAACTTAGATAAATTTGCTTCTAGTTTTTATCAACTGCGTCCTGTCATTGAAATTGGTTGGGAAATGCCTATTCTTTTAAGAGCTTTAAGATTAGGAATTAATGAAATAGAAATTTTAAGTAATTGGTCTTTAGTAGCTAAAACAATTATTGACAATGAAAATTTAAAGCCTCAAGAAATTAGCACTAAGCTTGACAGTAACCGAGACAATTGGATCAATCATGATTTAGATAGTTGGTTAGAATTACATCAGTTCTATCCTGGAATATTATCAATTTTAAAACACATAAATAATTTATCAATTGAGCTATATATCATTACTACAAAAGAAGGACGCTTCGCTCAAAAATTGTTAGAACAACAAGGAATTGACTTACCAAAAGAGCGTATTATTGGCAAAGAATATCAACGTCCCAAATATCAAACCTTAAAATTATTATTACAAGCAAGTAAATCTCCAAAAGATATTACAATTTGGTTTGTAGAAGATCGATTGAAAACTTTGGAAGTAGTACAACAACAACTAGAATTATCAACAATAAAATTATTTTTAGCTGACTGGGGTTACAATACTGAAATAGAGCGAGTAGCAGCCCGAAATAATCCTACAATCGAAGTGTTATCTTTAAAACAATTTCAACAAAAATTTGTCAATTAA
- a CDS encoding DUF4236 domain-containing protein → MGLRYRKTVKLLPGFKLNLTQNGLASVSIGSRKINIHISRNGIRANLGFLKRRLANKSKKKFN, encoded by the coding sequence ATGGGTTTGCGCTATCGAAAAACAGTTAAACTTCTACCAGGATTTAAATTAAACCTTACTCAAAATGGTTTGGCGAGTGTTTCCATTGGTAGTAGAAAGATTAATATTCATATTAGTCGTAATGGAATCCGAGCTAATTTAGGTTTTTTGAAAAGAAGATTGGCTAACAAAAGTAAGAAAAAATTCAATTAG
- a CDS encoding sodium:solute symporter family protein translates to MHLIDWLIVVLYLLVTMGIGLYLSRRAATSLVDFFVSGRSLSWWLAGTSMAATTFSIDTPLYVCGIVASRGIAGNWEWWSFGISHVVLIYIFSRLWRRSEIVTDAELTEIRYGGTTAAVLRATKAFLFAVPINCIGIGYAMLAMVKVVDALQLWQSLGFNPGENLKIWSVVGVSIFVLIYSGFSGLWGVVTTDFFQFFLALIGAVVVAIYAVNHVGGIAELIPQVQQATAIDVLSFFPVQLGWQGFSWNDAAGITASTFAAYLLVQWWSFRRSDGGGEFIQRLIAAKDEAEAEKASWFFNILNYIIRTWPWIIVALVAIVIYPDLEDPELSYPKLMLDFLPPVMLGLVVASLIAAFMSTVSTSINWGASYLTNDLYLRFLHPNATQAELVLAGRIASVLVTVLGAIAAFYATDITTVFRLVIAIGTGPGLVLILRWFWWRINAAAELAAMIGGFSIGLFTSVFPGFNQIFADFGGRLMFISLVTAIIWLTVMWLTPPETDAVLDNFYRRVRPGGIGWQRQRERTGLPSAQDLGRDLLKVVAASLLLFGLMLGIGGFLLLQPLTGWIALIGAVFGGFWLRQLNKKRILIMSRPGLED, encoded by the coding sequence ATGCATCTAATTGATTGGCTCATCGTTGTATTGTATTTGTTAGTTACGATGGGAATAGGTTTGTACTTATCTCGTCGTGCTGCCACTAGTTTAGTTGATTTTTTCGTTTCTGGACGTTCTTTATCTTGGTGGTTAGCAGGAACAAGTATGGCTGCAACTACCTTTTCGATTGATACTCCTCTCTATGTCTGTGGTATTGTTGCTAGTCGCGGTATTGCTGGTAATTGGGAATGGTGGAGTTTTGGCATCTCTCATGTTGTTTTAATTTACATCTTTTCCCGACTTTGGCGACGTTCAGAAATAGTTACCGATGCCGAATTAACTGAGATACGCTATGGCGGAACAACCGCAGCAGTTTTAAGGGCAACTAAAGCTTTTTTGTTTGCAGTTCCGATTAATTGTATTGGAATTGGTTATGCCATGTTAGCTATGGTTAAAGTAGTTGATGCATTGCAGTTATGGCAAAGTTTAGGCTTTAATCCTGGAGAAAACCTTAAAATTTGGAGTGTAGTCGGAGTTAGCATCTTTGTGCTGATTTATTCTGGGTTTTCTGGGTTATGGGGAGTAGTTACAACTGATTTTTTTCAATTTTTCTTAGCTTTAATTGGTGCGGTAGTAGTAGCTATCTACGCAGTTAATCATGTGGGTGGTATTGCCGAATTAATACCACAAGTTCAACAAGCAACTGCAATCGATGTATTATCATTCTTTCCAGTGCAATTAGGGTGGCAAGGATTTAGTTGGAATGATGCAGCAGGAATTACTGCTAGTACGTTTGCTGCTTATTTATTAGTTCAATGGTGGTCATTTCGTCGTAGTGACGGTGGCGGAGAATTTATACAGCGTTTAATAGCTGCTAAAGATGAAGCTGAAGCAGAAAAAGCTTCTTGGTTTTTTAATATTTTGAACTATATTATCCGTACTTGGCCTTGGATTATTGTTGCTTTAGTAGCAATTGTTATTTATCCTGATTTAGAAGATCCCGAATTAAGCTATCCCAAATTAATGCTAGATTTTTTGCCCCCTGTAATGTTGGGATTAGTGGTAGCTTCTTTAATTGCTGCTTTTATGAGTACGGTTTCTACTTCGATTAATTGGGGTGCATCTTACTTGACTAACGATCTATATCTGCGTTTTTTGCATCCTAATGCAACTCAAGCTGAATTAGTATTGGCAGGAAGAATAGCTTCAGTATTGGTAACTGTTTTAGGAGCGATCGCAGCTTTTTATGCTACTGATATTACCACAGTTTTTCGTTTAGTGATAGCGATCGGAACTGGTCCAGGTTTAGTTCTAATTTTGCGTTGGTTTTGGTGGCGAATTAATGCAGCAGCCGAATTAGCAGCAATGATTGGTGGATTTAGTATTGGACTATTTACTAGTGTTTTTCCTGGTTTTAATCAAATTTTTGCTGATTTTGGTGGGCGTTTAATGTTTATTTCCTTGGTAACAGCGATTATTTGGTTGACTGTTATGTGGCTTACTCCTCCAGAAACTGATGCCGTCCTTGATAATTTTTATCGTCGAGTTCGTCCAGGAGGAATTGGTTGGCAACGTCAAAGAGAACGGACTGGTTTACCATCGGCCCAAGATTTAGGTAGAGATCTCCTCAAAGTTGTAGCAGCTAGTTTATTATTATTTGGTTTAATGTTAGGAATTGGTGGCTTTTTATTATTACAACCACTGACAGGATGGATAGCTTTGATTGGTGCTGTCTTTGGAGGATTTTGGTTGCGTCAACTCAATAAAAAAAGAATATTAATTATGTCACGACCAGGTTTAGAAGATTAG
- the uvrB gene encoding excinuclease ABC subunit UvrB yields MSGFQLQAPFQATGDQPSAIAGLTKSIQAGNRFQTLLGATGTGKTFSIANVIEKIGKPTLVLAHNKTLAAQLCNELRQFFPDNAVEYFISYYDYYQPEAYIPVTDTYIEKTASINDEIDMLRHSATRSLFERQDVIVVASISCIYGLGMPAEYLKAAVPLEVGKEIDQRELLRDLVSVQYNRNDIDLERGRFRVKGDVLEIVPAYEDRIIRIEFFGDEIEALRYVDPVTGEILQSLQRISIYPARHFVTPEDQLERACHDIKTELENRLIELEQAGKLLEAQRLEQRTRYDLELLQEVGYCNGVENYSRHLAGRKPGEPPECLVDYFPKDWLLVIDESHVTVPQIRGMYNGDRARKQVLIEHGFRLPSAADNRPLKSEEFWQKVNQCIFVSATPGKWEIEQSEDRIIEQIIRPTGVIDPEIFVRPTDGQVDDLLGEIKTRINKQERVLITTLTKKMAEDLTEYFQERGVRVQYLHSEIKSIERIEILQALREGGFDVLIGVNLLREGLDLPEVSLVAILDADKEGFLRSESSIIQTIGRAARHVKGEAILYADNLTDSMARAIEETERRRNIQIAYNKRNGITPQSIIKKSSNSILAFLDISRRLNSEQLEEVYEQSDELPLEKIPELIEQLELKMKEAAKNLEFEEAAKYRDRIKHLRDKLLGHNFSKSTFR; encoded by the coding sequence ATGAGCGGATTTCAGCTACAAGCACCATTTCAAGCAACGGGAGATCAACCTAGTGCGATCGCTGGGTTAACTAAATCAATTCAAGCAGGTAATCGATTTCAAACTTTATTAGGTGCAACGGGAACGGGGAAGACTTTTTCTATTGCCAATGTGATTGAAAAGATTGGGAAACCTACTTTGGTTTTGGCACATAATAAAACTTTAGCAGCCCAGTTATGTAACGAGTTACGTCAGTTTTTTCCTGACAACGCAGTCGAATATTTTATTAGTTATTACGATTATTATCAACCAGAGGCATATATTCCTGTTACCGATACTTATATTGAGAAAACAGCTTCGATCAACGATGAGATTGATATGTTACGTCACTCAGCAACGCGATCGCTTTTTGAACGCCAAGATGTGATTGTAGTCGCTTCGATCAGTTGTATTTATGGTTTGGGTATGCCAGCAGAATATTTGAAAGCTGCTGTACCTTTGGAAGTAGGCAAGGAAATTGATCAACGAGAGTTATTGAGAGACTTAGTTTCGGTACAATACAATCGTAATGATATAGATTTAGAAAGGGGACGTTTTCGGGTTAAGGGAGATGTTTTAGAAATCGTTCCTGCTTATGAAGATCGCATTATTCGGATCGAATTTTTTGGTGATGAGATTGAAGCCTTGCGTTATGTCGATCCTGTCACAGGAGAGATTTTACAAAGTTTACAACGAATTAGTATTTATCCTGCCCGTCACTTTGTTACGCCAGAAGATCAATTAGAACGGGCTTGTCATGATATTAAAACAGAATTGGAAAACCGTTTAATTGAATTAGAACAAGCAGGAAAATTATTAGAAGCCCAAAGGTTAGAACAGCGTACACGCTACGATTTAGAATTACTACAAGAAGTAGGATACTGCAACGGTGTCGAAAACTATTCTCGCCATTTAGCAGGAAGAAAACCAGGCGAACCACCAGAATGTTTGGTTGATTATTTTCCCAAAGATTGGTTACTTGTAATTGATGAATCCCACGTTACTGTACCGCAAATTCGAGGAATGTACAATGGCGATCGCGCTCGTAAACAAGTTTTAATTGAACATGGTTTTCGTCTTCCTTCTGCTGCTGATAATCGTCCCTTAAAATCTGAAGAGTTTTGGCAAAAAGTTAATCAATGTATTTTTGTTTCTGCTACTCCTGGAAAATGGGAAATTGAACAATCTGAAGACCGAATTATCGAGCAAATTATCCGTCCTACAGGCGTAATTGATCCAGAAATTTTTGTTCGTCCTACCGATGGACAAGTTGATGATTTATTAGGAGAAATTAAAACTAGAATTAACAAGCAAGAAAGAGTTTTAATTACAACTCTAACTAAAAAAATGGCGGAAGATTTAACTGAATATTTCCAAGAAAGAGGTGTTCGAGTTCAGTATCTTCATTCAGAAATTAAATCAATTGAACGAATTGAAATTTTACAAGCTTTAAGAGAAGGAGGATTTGATGTTTTAATCGGGGTAAATTTGCTGCGAGAAGGCTTAGATTTACCTGAAGTATCTTTAGTAGCAATTTTAGATGCAGATAAAGAAGGATTTTTGCGATCAGAAAGTTCAATTATTCAAACTATTGGTAGGGCAGCCCGTCATGTCAAAGGTGAGGCAATTTTATATGCTGATAATTTAACCGATAGTATGGCGCGGGCAATTGAAGAAACAGAAAGAAGACGTAACATTCAGATTGCTTATAACAAAAGAAATGGTATTACGCCTCAATCTATTATTAAAAAATCTAGCAATTCAATTTTAGCTTTCTTAGATATTTCTCGTCGTTTAAATAGTGAACAGTTAGAAGAAGTTTACGAACAATCTGATGAATTACCGTTAGAAAAAATTCCAGAATTAATCGAACAATTAGAATTAAAAATGAAAGAAGCTGCTAAAAACTTAGAATTTGAAGAAGCTGCCAAATATCGGGATAGAATTAAACATTTACGTGACAAGTTACTAGGACATAATTTTTCAAAATCAACTTTTAGGTAA